TGAGGGGTTACAGATATGGCTGCGATGCCGAAGATTTCAGGGTCCAGAGGACTCAGCTCTAATGGAAAGAGGAACTTATTCCTAAGGGGATTGTACATGCTTTAAAGGGGCAGGTCAATGGAAATGATTATTTTGGGTCATGGCAATCCCATAAGAAGTGTGACAGCCCCTCCCTGTGCAAAGGGACACTTGGGAGGAGTCCTGGGTCCCCACTAATGACTAGATGCAGCTTTGACCTCCTGgctggtggggaacagagggcaGAGTCCAGCCTGAAGCACGTCTGTCCCCCGCCAGGAGCCATGGGGCCCGGCTGGGTTCCAGATGCCTGTGGCACTGTGGCTGCAGGCTGTTCTGTAGGTATTGATACTCAGTACTTGGCATCTGACCAGAAATAGGGGTACTTGGAAGAGGAGGACAATGGGCCAGTGTAAACCATGACTCACTTTCTGATGTCCAGGCTGGCCAGTCCTGCCCTCCTCTGGTGTGGCTTCACCCCCTCACAGAGGGCACACAAACCCCTCAGACAGGCGGGCACAGGGCCCACCTCACGGCTGGCTGGACAGGAGTCTTGTAGGTTCCTTTGCTCATGGCTGTCAAGCCTGGTGGCTGCCCCGTCTGGCACCCAGGCCCCTAGCCTCCTGCAGAGGCAGCCCTGTCtggggggcagcagggggcagcTGCCCTGGCACTGTGGCCTCCCATGGGACTGCAGAGCCTGGCGGGCTGGAGGGGAggtggtgaggggccttggggacTACTGCTCTGGGGCTGGCGTTGCAGGCCCAGGCAATGAGCAGAGGTCTCATGTTTGTTTCTGGTGGGTACATGCGGTCACCTCTCAGGGCACAAGCAGAGTACAGAGGTTTTATTTGTGTGGATGCTGAAAGCATTTTGTAGAGAGTGGCTTAAGGACAGCTATAGACTGTCTTCACCATTTAGAATATAACGAACTTAGGCCATTTATCAGTTTTGATTGCTTGGCCACTATCTGGGGGATGAAATGAGGGCGGGATGTCTTCCAGCTGCCCCCCAGAGCATGAGCTAAGCCTTCTCTCTTCCCTGCAGAATTTCCTACGACCCTGCCAGGTACCCCAAGTACCTGCCTGAGGCCTACTGCCTGTGCAGGGGCTGCCTGACCGGGCTGTTCGGGGAGGAGGATTTTCACTTCCGCAGCACCCCGGTGTACATGCCCACCGCCATCCTCCGGAGGACCTCCGCCTGCGCCGGGGGCCGCTCCGTGTACACAGAGGAGTACGTCACCATCCCCGTGGGCTGCACCTGCGTCCCCGAGCCGGAGAAGGAAGCCAACAGTGTCAACTCCAGCATGGACAAGCGGGGTGCCAAGCCCGGCCGGCCCTGAGGCCACGCAGCCCCACCAGCCAGCGCTCTCCCTGAGCCCTGTGCCCTTGTTCAGCGGCctcgtggggggggggggggaccaAGAGCTCAAGCAGAAGAGCCCTGGGGAGGGCTTTGGTCTAGACTACCTGGCGGCTACTCATAGGGCATTCCCTGGGTCTCCTGTAGGCAAAAACTGAGGGGATGTGGCCCAGTTGATGGCACAGGGTCAGGACCCCCGAGGGTGACCAGGGCCTTGGGTTAGGAAGTGTTCATTGATGCTCCTCTGGGCCCAGGCCGCCTCCCTGTGCCACAGGGCCACAGTGGGTGCTGTGAGGGATACACAGGGCCCTCCTGGAAGAGGTCAGAGCCACCACAGGAGAGAGGACAGGTGCTTAAaaaataatctgcttttaaaaagaaaaatatgtactttttttattCAACTGTTTTCAATAAgggcagaaattatttttatattagcaATTTTGAGCAAGTATATTGAAAACTTTTCACTTGACATATAAGCATTTTATAAACACTCAGTTTTCACCTCCTCTGGTAGGACTTTCACCAGCACGATCAGAATCTGCAGGTAAACTCTCAGTGGGCACTGTggcctgggctctggagccagcccGCCTGGACCCTGCATGGAAATGGAAACACAGCCCTGAATCTGCCAGTTCCTCCTCCCACTAGAGACCCCGCAGGCTGCCACGTGAATGAAAGGGATGCACCGGAGGCCCAGATCACCCCCAGACTG
This genomic interval from Manis javanica isolate MJ-LG chromosome 1, MJ_LKY, whole genome shotgun sequence contains the following:
- the IL17D gene encoding interleukin-17D isoform X2 encodes the protein MLAAGVLLALCAGRAAGAPRAGRRPARPRGCADRPEELLEQLYGRLAAGVLSAFHHTLQLEPREQARNESCPTGGRPADRRFRPPTNLRSVSPWAYRISYDPARYPKYLPEAYCLCRGCLTGLFGEEDFHFRSTPVYMPTAILRRTSACAGGRSVYTEEYVTIPVGCTCVPEPEKEANSVNSSMDKRGAKPGRP